One part of the Candidatus Baltobacteraceae bacterium genome encodes these proteins:
- the ssb gene encoding single-stranded DNA-binding protein, producing MAGSYNRVILVGNLTRDPEIRYTQSGKGVTKFTLAVNNPRNKEETTFVDVVAWDRLGETCNTYLKKGSNCLVEGRLVIRSYDDKDGNKRKATEVVIDNMQMLGSRPAGSGGEGGDFNGGNGGGRSAAPAHAGGSSGDNFGDDLEDEIPF from the coding sequence ATGGCAGGTTCTTATAACCGAGTCATCCTGGTCGGCAACTTGACGCGCGACCCGGAGATTCGTTACACGCAGTCGGGTAAGGGCGTTACGAAGTTCACGCTTGCCGTGAACAATCCGCGTAACAAAGAAGAGACGACGTTCGTCGACGTCGTGGCGTGGGATCGCCTCGGCGAAACGTGCAACACGTATTTGAAGAAGGGTTCGAACTGTCTGGTCGAGGGACGCCTCGTCATTCGCAGCTACGACGACAAGGACGGCAACAAACGTAAAGCCACCGAAGTCGTGATCGACAACATGCAAATGTTGGGCTCGCGTCCCGCCGGTAGCGGCGGCGAAGGCGGCGACTTTAACGGCGGCAACGGCGGCGGCCGCAGCGCCGCACCGGCACACGCCGGTGGCAGCAGCGGCGACAACTTCGGCGACGACCTAGAAGACGAAATCCCGTTCTAG